The following proteins are co-located in the Styela clava chromosome 15, kaStyClav1.hap1.2, whole genome shotgun sequence genome:
- the LOC120334378 gene encoding calcium uptake protein 1, mitochondrial-like isoform X2 encodes MNSLPGLQRPMRKATEKIFSQGQRCYTEQAFKKQTTQGQKLVTVATAAAVSGIGIYAYRKTQTNPMILHAGVEKQASTLHDDHILVRPVHNKNGLLFMNTLAFCEELQVAKDSDSGDPDNQIETEAKRKRVGFKDRKFIEYENRIRAYSTPDKIFRYFATYKVIHENNDVEIFMTPDDFLRSITPGEKQPENLGLDQFKVIKAESLSKLKFKSSFELSDDSIFRALGECGLINFSDYIFLLTVLATPARNFEIAFRMFDLNGDGEVDVNEFQQVTNSARSQTSMGMRHRDHKNTGNVVKSFKDSNSAISSYFFGTESDQKQKLTVKKFIEFQLKLQEDILRLEFNKFSPNSDDKISENGFAKLLLTYSGLNPKKRKGILKRIRKEFVDDEGISFKDMQSFFLFLKHIQDIDIAFDYYHAVGADIDKATMKQVARTVAEEELSDHLVDVVFTVFDEDGNGTLSNKEFVALMKQRLNRGLEKPKDTGLWRVLDAAWKCAKETSWKAPKDE; translated from the exons ATGAATTCTTTGCCTGGCCTACAAAGGCCTATGCGCAAAGCAACAGAGAAGATTTTTAGCCAAGGACAGAGATGTTATACAGAACAAGcttttaaaaaacaaacaacACAGGGGCAAAAACTAGTTACTGTCGCAACTGCTGCAGCTGTATCAGGAATCGGGATTTATGCTTATCGAAAAACACAGACAAATCCTATGATTTTACACGCTGGGGTGGAAAAACAAGCGTCAACTCTGCATGATGATCATATTCTTGTAAGGCCTGTTCATAACAAAAATGGTTTGTTGTTCATGAACACTTTAGCGTTTTGTGAAGAACTACAGGTCGCTAAAGATTCTGATAGCGGCGATCCTGATAACCAAATTGAAACTGAAGCGAAACGAAAAAGAGTTGGATTTAAG GATCGCAAATTCATCGAGTATGAGAATCGAATCCGAGCTTATTCAACGCCCGATAAAATCTTCAGATATTTTGCGACTTATAAAGTTATTCACGAAAACAATGATGTGGAAATATTTATGACACCTGACGATTTTTTGAGATCAATAACGCCGGGTGAAAAACAGCCAGAGAATTTGGGATTGGATCAGTTCAAA GTAATAAAGGCTGAATCGCTTTCAAAGTTGAAGTTCAAAAGCTCCTTTGAATTATCAGACGACAGTATATTCCGGGCTCTGGGTGAATGTGGACTCATTAATTTCAgtgattatatatttttactcACG GTTTTAGCAACTCCTGCTCGTAATTTTGAGATTGCTTTTCGAATGTTTGATTTGAACGGTGACGGGGAGGTTGATGtcaatgaatttcaacaagttACAAATAGTGCGAGATCTCAAACCTCTATGGGAATGAGACACAGAGATCATAAAAATACTG GAAATGTTGTAAAATCATTTAAAGACTCAAATTCAGCAATATCGTCATATTTTTTCGGAACTGAATCTGATCAAAAACAGAAATTAACTGTCAAAAAATTTATCGAGTTCCAACTGAAATTACAG GAAGACATCTTACGACTGGAATTCAATAAATTCAGCCCTAATTCAGACGATAAAATAAGTGAAAATGGATTTGCTAAATTATTGTTGACGTATTCTGGACTCAATCCTAAGAAGAGAAAAGGAATTTTGAAG agAATTCGTAAAGAATTTGTGGATGATGAAGGAATATCATTCAAAGATATGCAGTCGTTCttcttatttttaaaacatattcaAGACATCGACATTGCTTTTGACTACTACCATGCTGTGGGTGCAGACATTGATAAGGCCACTATGAAACAG GTGGCGAGGACAGTTGCTGAGGAAGAATTATCAGATCATTTAGTTGATGTTGTCTTTACGGTCTTCGATGAGGACGGCAATGGAACCCTCAGCAACAAAGAATTTGTCGCTTTGATGAAGCAAAGGTTAAATCGAGGTTTAGAGAAACCTAAAGACACTGGACTATGGAGGGTCCTTGATGCAGCTTGGAAATGCGCTAAAGAAACTTCTTGGAAGGCTCCGAAAGATGaataa
- the LOC144432445 gene encoding reactive oxygen species modulator 1-like, whose amino-acid sequence MPVTGNYGQGGASGQRPSCWSTIKMGFGMGFFVGMSAGVIFGTFGGLRGGMRGRELMGTIGKTMLQSGGTFGTFMGIGMGLRGCL is encoded by the coding sequence ATGCCTGTCACTGGAAACTATGGACAAGGAGGAGCTAGCGGACAACGTCCATCATGTTGGAGTACAATTAAAATGGGATTTGGAATGGGATTTTTTGTTGGAATGTCCGCTGGCGTTATATTCGGAACATTTGGCGGATTAAGGGGTGGAATGCGAGGAAGAGAATTAATGGGAACTATTGGAAAAACTATGCTCCAGAGTGGGGGAACATTCGGAACTTTTATGGGAATTGGTATGGGTTTGAGAggctgtttataa
- the LOC120334380 gene encoding protein-lysine N-trimethyltransferase SMYD5-like, which produces MACLPVRVDESSGKGKGLFADVDFDEGDVIFTEEPLVNCQFSWNKAYKYEACEHCMRSLETAEEMCRRLCQDDGLVLPHLECCTVNKSEHVKCDSCDAKYCSETCKSKSMQQYHKTLCLRDENSIKNELNMLEETWKQIHYPPESASIMLVARMIAIVKQSENKVKTIKQMMNFCHQSENENDKIVHKLLGDKFIDQIENLRSQLKDFLYDDSIRDWFSEKGFRSLLALLGTNQQGVGSSSLSTWVKNCDELSLDEKERTKLDNFIDELYEKLEEVSGDFLNCEGVGLYKLQSSCNHSCDPNAEIAFEHSDHKLTLRAMKPIPSGSEIFISYLGDCDLSRSRHLRQKLLSENYLFNCKCNKCEDQANDPDVTSDEEDSASSMDEA; this is translated from the coding sequence ATGGCGTGTCTACCGGTTCGTGTTGACGAATCCAGTGGAAAAGGCAAAGGACTCTTTGCGGACGTTGATTTCGATGAGGGTGATGTCATATTCACGGAAGAACCGTTAGTAAATTGCCAGTTTTCATGGAATAAAGCTTACAAATATGAAGCTTGTGAACACTGCATGAGAAGTTTGGAAACGGCTGAAGAAATGTGTCGACGATTATGTCAAGATGATGGACTAGTGTTGCCACATTTGGAATGTTGTACAGTCAATAAAAGCGAACATGTCAAATGCGACTCATGTGATGCAAAATATTGTAGTGAAACTTGCAAATCAAAATCAATGCAGCAATATCATAAGACTTTATGCCTCCGTGATGAAAactcaataaaaaatgaattgaatatgtTAGAGGAAACTTGGAAACAAATCCATTATCCTCCAGAAAGTGCAAGCATTATGCTTGTTGCCAgaatgatagcaattgtaaagcAATCGGAAAACAAAGTTAAAACAATAAAGCAAATGATGAATTTTTGTCATCAAAGCGAGAATGAAAATGATAAGATTGTTCATAAGCTTTTAGGTGACAAATTTATTGaccaaattgaaaatttacGATCGCAATTAAAAGATTTCTTGTATGATGATTCTATACGAGACTGGTTTTCAGAAAAAGGGTTTCGATCGCTTCTCGCACTTTTAGGAACAAATCAACAAGGTGTAGGGTCAAGTTCACTCAGTACCTGGGTCAAAAACTGTGATGAATTAAGTTTAGATGAAAAAGAGCGAACAAAACTTGACAATTTTATTGACGAACTTTACGAAAAATTGGAAGAGGTTTCAGGCGATTTTTTGAACTGTGAAGGTGTTGGTTTATATAAACTGCAAAGCTCCTGTAATCACAGTTGTGATCCGAACGCTGAAATTGCATTTGAGCACTCTGATCATAAGCTTACATTACGAGCAATGAAACCTATCCCTAGCGGAAGCGAAATCTTTATTTCGTACCTGGGAGATTGTGACTTGAGCAGAAGTCGACATTTACGACAAAAACTTCTCTCTGAAAATTACTTGTTCAACTGTAAATGCAATAAATGTGAGGATCAGGCAAATGATCCCGACGTGACGTCTGATGAGGAAGATTCAGCAAGTTCCATGGATGAAGCCtga
- the LOC120334377 gene encoding putative phospholipase B-like 2, with protein MASFCLLYFTAVAVLFSLAFCGETKRFLFFYDKESNSILSQEVLRSDPPPPQWIVDASYTDNIETTGWAVGEYTTNTDLDPHFQAYAAGFAEGFITSDRIAQTRNNTLKGFCDKTPMSKSCIKIHDFLQDNIQWMLQMIKENPEDKFWDEVKKGLLQVQGLEDGYNNLAVYNPTIRLKPFGFYLSQLGGDLAALEDALNVKHFRHHVLGSGSCSALVKLIKDKSGNTDLLVSHDTWNTYNTMLRMIKRFNFGSHSEAFSGYPGAIFAGDDFYILSSGLVATETTNGNMNPDLWKFVTTETIPEWLRNIVANRLATNGKEWCEIFSKYNSGTYNNQWMIVDYNQFEQQSKTGVLHVLEQLPGEVVYDDVSNVLFSQTYWASYNVPYFPKIFNDSGFPALVKKYGNWFTHDKSPRAKIFARDHKKVVDMDSLIKLMRYNDYKNDPFSKCNCTPPYSAINAIAARSDLNPVDGVYPFPALGPRAHGALDVKATSHSLQKSLSFVAECGPTHDQQPVFEWSKSPYANVSHLGMPDKFDFSPVLIVWDK; from the exons ATGGCGTCCTTTTGTCTGCTTTATTTTACGGCTGTAGCAGTATTGTTTTCTTTGGCATTTTGCGGGGAAACGAAAAGATTCCTATTTTTCTACGACAAAGAATCAAACTCGATACTGTCTCAAGAAGTTCTCCGTTCTGATCCTCCACCACCACAGTGGATTGTCGATGCTTCTTACACGGATAACATTGAGACAACAGGATGGGCGGTTGGAGAATATACTACCAATACAG ATCTTGATCCACATTTCCAAGCTTATGCTGCAGGATTTGCAGAAGGTTTTATCACATCTGACAGAATCGCTCAAACACGGAATAATACTCTGAAAGGATTCTGTGATAAGACACCAATGAGTAAATCCTGCATAAAAATTCATGATTTTTTGCAAGACAATATTCAGTGGATGTTACAAATGATCAAAGAGAATCCTGAAGATAAATTCTGGGATGAAGTTAAGAAAGGTCTCCTGCAAGTACAAGGATTAGAAGATGGATATAATAATCTTGCAGTTTACAATCCTACGATTCGTCTCAAACCGTTCGGATTTTACCTTTCCCAACTCGGCGGAGACTTAGCAGCTCTTGAGGATGCGCTCAACGTTAAGCATTTCCGACACCATGTGTTAGGGTCAGGTTCTTGTTCTGCATTGGTAAAATTAATCAAAGATAAATCTGGAAATACGGATTTACTTGTTTCGCATGATACGTGGAACACTTACAACACAATGTTGCGAATGATAAAACGTTTTAACTTTGGATCACACTCAGAAGCGTTTTCTGGTTACCCAGGCGCTATTTTCGCTGGTGATGATTTCTATATCCTTTCTTCTGGCTTGGTTGCCACAGAAACCACAAATGGAAACATGAATCCTGATCTATGGAAATTTGTTACCACAGAAACGATCCCCGAGTGGTTAAGAAATATTGTAGCAAACCGTCTCGCTACGAATGGGAAAGAATGGTgtgaaatattctcaaaatataaCAGCGGAACGTATAACAACCAGTGGATGATTGTGGACTATAATCAGTTCGAACAGCAATCAAAAACTGGTGTGTTGCATGTTCTGGAACAACTTCCTGGTGAAGTAGTCTATGATGATGTCTCAAATGTTCTTTTTAGTCAAACATACTGGGCAAGTTACAACGTTccatattttccaaaaatattcaaCGATTCTGGTTTTCCTGCATTGGTGAAGAAATATGGCAACTGGTTCACACATGACAAAAGCCCTCGTGCAAAAATATTCGCTCGTGATCACAAAAAAGTTGTTGACATGGATAGTTTAATCAAATTAATGAGATATAATGATTACAAAAACGACCCATTTTCGAAATGTAATTGCACCCCACCTTACAGTGCTATAAATGCTATTGCCGCACGCTCAGATTTGAATCCTGTTGATGGTGTTTACCCTTTTCCAGCTTTGGGTCCCCGGGCCCATGGGGCATTAGACGTTAAAGCGACTTCTCATTCATTGCAGAAAAGTTTAAGCTTCGTAGCGGAGTGTGGTCCCACCCACGATCAACAGCCAGTATTTGAATGGTCAAAATCCCCTTATGCAAATGTATCTCATCTTGGAATGCcagataaatttgattttagccCTGTGTTGATTGTATGGGACAAGTAA
- the LOC120334378 gene encoding calcium uptake protein 1, mitochondrial-like isoform X1, with protein sequence MNSLPGLQRPMRKATEKIFSQGQRCYTEQAFKKQTTQGQKLVTVATAAAVSGIGIYAYRKTQTNPMILHAGVEKQASTLHDDHILVRPVHNKNGLLFMNTLAFCEELQVAKDSDSGDPDNQIETEAKRKRVGFKDRKFIEYENRIRAYSTPDKIFRYFATYKVIHENNDVEIFMTPDDFLRSITPGEKQPENLGLDQFKVIKAESLSKLKFKSSFELSDDSIFRALGECGLINFSDYIFLLTVLATPARNFEIAFRMFDLNGDGEVDVNEFQQVTNSARSQTSMGMRHRDHKNTGNVVKSFKDSNSAISSYFFGTESDQKQKLTVKKFIEFQLKLQEDILRLEFNKFSPNSDDKISENGFAKLLLTYSGLNPKKRKGILKRIRKEFVDDEGISFKDMQSFFLFLKHIQDIDIAFDYYHAVGADIDKATMKQIFISVRSVFGEVARTVAEEELSDHLVDVVFTVFDEDGNGTLSNKEFVALMKQRLNRGLEKPKDTGLWRVLDAAWKCAKETSWKAPKDE encoded by the exons ATGAATTCTTTGCCTGGCCTACAAAGGCCTATGCGCAAAGCAACAGAGAAGATTTTTAGCCAAGGACAGAGATGTTATACAGAACAAGcttttaaaaaacaaacaacACAGGGGCAAAAACTAGTTACTGTCGCAACTGCTGCAGCTGTATCAGGAATCGGGATTTATGCTTATCGAAAAACACAGACAAATCCTATGATTTTACACGCTGGGGTGGAAAAACAAGCGTCAACTCTGCATGATGATCATATTCTTGTAAGGCCTGTTCATAACAAAAATGGTTTGTTGTTCATGAACACTTTAGCGTTTTGTGAAGAACTACAGGTCGCTAAAGATTCTGATAGCGGCGATCCTGATAACCAAATTGAAACTGAAGCGAAACGAAAAAGAGTTGGATTTAAG GATCGCAAATTCATCGAGTATGAGAATCGAATCCGAGCTTATTCAACGCCCGATAAAATCTTCAGATATTTTGCGACTTATAAAGTTATTCACGAAAACAATGATGTGGAAATATTTATGACACCTGACGATTTTTTGAGATCAATAACGCCGGGTGAAAAACAGCCAGAGAATTTGGGATTGGATCAGTTCAAA GTAATAAAGGCTGAATCGCTTTCAAAGTTGAAGTTCAAAAGCTCCTTTGAATTATCAGACGACAGTATATTCCGGGCTCTGGGTGAATGTGGACTCATTAATTTCAgtgattatatatttttactcACG GTTTTAGCAACTCCTGCTCGTAATTTTGAGATTGCTTTTCGAATGTTTGATTTGAACGGTGACGGGGAGGTTGATGtcaatgaatttcaacaagttACAAATAGTGCGAGATCTCAAACCTCTATGGGAATGAGACACAGAGATCATAAAAATACTG GAAATGTTGTAAAATCATTTAAAGACTCAAATTCAGCAATATCGTCATATTTTTTCGGAACTGAATCTGATCAAAAACAGAAATTAACTGTCAAAAAATTTATCGAGTTCCAACTGAAATTACAG GAAGACATCTTACGACTGGAATTCAATAAATTCAGCCCTAATTCAGACGATAAAATAAGTGAAAATGGATTTGCTAAATTATTGTTGACGTATTCTGGACTCAATCCTAAGAAGAGAAAAGGAATTTTGAAG agAATTCGTAAAGAATTTGTGGATGATGAAGGAATATCATTCAAAGATATGCAGTCGTTCttcttatttttaaaacatattcaAGACATCGACATTGCTTTTGACTACTACCATGCTGTGGGTGCAGACATTGATAAGGCCACTATGAAACAG ATTTTCATTTCTGTTCGTAGTGTGTTTGGAGAG GTGGCGAGGACAGTTGCTGAGGAAGAATTATCAGATCATTTAGTTGATGTTGTCTTTACGGTCTTCGATGAGGACGGCAATGGAACCCTCAGCAACAAAGAATTTGTCGCTTTGATGAAGCAAAGGTTAAATCGAGGTTTAGAGAAACCTAAAGACACTGGACTATGGAGGGTCCTTGATGCAGCTTGGAAATGCGCTAAAGAAACTTCTTGGAAGGCTCCGAAAGATGaataa